The Prosthecobacter sp. SYSU 5D2 nucleotide sequence CGGCAGATTTTTACAATTTTAATGACCAGTTCCTCTATTTCACCGCCTATGACCCGACCAATGGCCGGGAACTGTGGCGCATGAACCCGGCCCTGGCATCCGACATTTACATCCAGACAGAGAACGGACCGACTTCCGGCCTGCCAGGAACGACCTCAGCAGGTTCGCCGATTGGGATGACCTTCATGCCAACTTTCGAGTCGAATGTCACCAACCCCTATATTTATTTTGCCGCCCGCAACGCTACCATTGGCCGTGAGATCTTCAGGACCGACGGCCAGGGCTCATATGAACCCAAAAGCGATGTTGCCCCGGGCAACCTGGACGCGGATCCAAGGTCGTTTACAGTGATGTCCGTGGCCGGACAGAACTATTTGTTCTTTGCAGCCAATGACCGCAGCGGCGGCGGTGAGGAGCTCTACCGTTCGGATGGCAACACATCCGTTCTGATGAGAAACATCGCCACAGACCAAACCACGCCTGGTCCTTCAGACTTCACCGTGATGGCCAACTTGCTGTTTTTCACTGCTGACGCCGGAGCCGGCCGCGCCCTTTACCGGACCGCAGGTCAGCCAGGAACAAACAACACGAACATTGTGTCCGGCTCCACGCCAGGATCCAATCCGCAGAACCTGACACCTTTCGACGGCGACGAGACGAAACTGGTGTTTACTGCCCTGAATGCAAACAACCGGCTGGGCCTTTACTACCTGCCTGTTCTTGAAGACATCCCCGTGCTGCTGGCCGATTTTGGTGTAGGTGCCCTGGCCAGCAGCTTCATTGTGGACAACGGTGAAGAAGAAGATCCGGATGATAACCGGATTTATTTTTTGGTGAATGGCTCTGAACTGTGGGTCACGGATGGAAATGCATCGGGCACCTTAATGGTGAAAGATTTCCAGGATGGCAGCTCCAGCTCTTTCCCTTCCAATTTTGCCACTTTGGGCAATTCAACAACGGCCTTCTTTTCAGCTAACAACGGCCTCAATGGCCGCGAATTGTGGAAGTCCGACGGAACAGCCAACGGGACATCCATGGTCCGTGACATCCGGACAGGACTGGCAAGCTCCGACCCGACGAACATCACTACCTCCGGAAGCTGGGCCTTCTTTTCTGCAGCAGCCCAGAGCAACAACCGGGAGCTGTGGATGTCTGACGGCACCAGCCTGGGCACACAGATCGTCATCGCAAACAACAATCAGGAGATCAATCCGTCAGGCGCCAGTGACCCTTTGCATCTCACGGATCTTGATGGCGTCCTTTACTTCTCTGCAATCAGCGCCAACTTCGGACGGGAACCCTGGCGCACGGATGGAACCCTGGCCGGCACCACCCGGATTGCAGACTTGGTGCCTGGGAACGGCAGTTCGGATCCGGAGCAGTTCGTGAGATACAGAGGTGCGGTTTACTTTGTCTCAACGGCGCTGGGCCAGGGCATACGGCTGCGGAGTGAAGCCACCCCTAACATCCCCATTCAGGATGCCCTCTTCCCCAACACGGCAGGACCGGTGAATCCCAAGGAACTGCTGGTGATGGGCACCACCACCACCAGCCAGCGGATGTATTTTGCCGCAGAATTTCCCGGACGGGGAAGAGAACTGTGGAGAAGTGATGGCACCAACGTGGGCACAGAGTGCTTTGACATCAATGCAGGTGGAGGCAACTCCAACCCTGAGCAGCTGACTGTGGTAGGCAATGCGCTGTTTTTCGTCGCCAATACGGGTGGCCCCGGCGGAACGGGGCTGACGACGGGCCGGGAACTGTTCCGAAGCGGCGGCAGCCTGGCCACAACGAAAATTCTCAAAGACATCGTGGTGGGGGAAGGCAGCTCGAATCCTGAACAGTTGACTGAAGTGGATGGAAAGCTTTTTTTCACGGCTCAGACGCCCACTAATGGCCGGGAACTTTGGGTCAGCAACGGCTCTGCTGCAGGGACGGTCATGGTCAAAGACATCATTGAGGGAACAGGAAGCCCTGATATCCAGGGCATGACCAACGTGGATGGCATTTTGGTGTTTTCCGCAGACGATGGAATCAATGGCCGGGAAGTTTGGATTTCTGATGGAACTGCCGAAGGAACCACGATGCTGGAAAACCTGGCTCCAGCCAGCGCCTCCTCCAATCCCACTGATTTCACCCCCTTCCAGGGGCAGCTGCTTTACGTCGCCGCTGATCCGGAAGCCGGCGTGGAGCCACGCACAGGTTTCATCGGTTCCAATATTCAGGTGAAACAGGGAGAGACCATTCTGGCTGAGAATGACGTGGTGACTTTCCCCGGCGTGCTGGCCATGAAGGAAAAATCTGCGCCGCTGGAACTGACGATTGAAAACACGGGGATCAATACCCTGAGCAACATCAAAATCGTGATCAGCGGTGCGAACAAAACGGAGTTCAAGCTCACAGCACCTAAGGCGGACAAATCCGTCACCAAAGACGAGAGCACCGTCTTCGGAGTCATGTTTGCCCCTAAAGAAGGCGGCGTGCGTGAAGCCACCCTGTCCATTTTCAGCAATGACGGTGATACCAATCCCTTTGTTCTGACACTGCGTGGCAATGGTGACAAGGACCCCTACATCTCAGCCCATCCGGGCTCCCAGATGGCGTATGTCGGGGAATCGGCCAGCTTCACTGCGACAGCGACCTCTGACGAGGCTGACACGCTGACGGCCCAGTGGAGAAAAAAATCTGCCAAACTCGGCCTCCCCGTCTCCGGTCCTGCACCGCTCACCACCACCTATGATGTCTTTGGCATTACGCTCAAAGATGCTGGCAGCTACAATATCGCGGTTGAAGGCAGCAATGACAAAACGGTGAGCAATTCCGGTGAGCTGGGCGTGGTGCAGGACAACCTGACTCCGCTGGTGCTCAGTGCTCCTGTGGCAGGCTCGGTGAACATCAAGGTGGTCGCCGCCGGCAATCTGCTGACCTACCAGTGGAGAAGAAACGGCGTGCCGCTGAATAACGACTCCAGAATATCGGGTGCCCAGAGCAAGACATTGGTGATCAGGGGCCTGGTAACGGGAGATACCGCCCTTTACACGTGTGAGGTGAGCAACCCCGGCGGCAGCCGCATCGGCGGGACCACCCAGGTGAATGTCTTCACCCAAGCGCCAGCGATTCTGGATCTCCAGGGCATGCCCGACGGTGTCGTGGGCGGCTCCTATTATCACAAAGTAAAAATTGACACGGATCCGCTTAAAACTCCACAATCCTATTCAGCCAAGGGACTGCCTCCAGGATTGAAGATGAACGGCAAGACAGGAGAGATCACAGGCCGTCCGTTAAAAAGCGGCTCCTATTCGGCCATTCTGATTACGGCCCGGAACCTGGCAGGGACATCCACGTCGCCGCCACAGATCGTGACCATCGAAAATTTCCCGGAAGGTCTGGATGGTGTGTATTCGGCGACGGTGGAGCGTAACAGCCTGATCAACGGCGATCTGGGCGGACGGTTGGACCTGACCCTGAACAGCAAAGGCACCTTCACCGGCAAACTCATCATGGGCGGCAACAGCATCCCGGTCAAGGGAGGCATGAACATCCTCCGTGCATCCGAAAACACCCGTCCGTCTGCTGAGGTGGACCTGAAACCGTCCGCCAAGAGCGGGCTTCCGGCCATGACGCTTAACCTGGAGTTTGACATCCTGAGCGGTCAGCTGACCAACCTTGGAGGGATCACCAACACCCTGACTGCCGGTGCCGAAACGGCATTGGTCACGGGTTGGAAGAAGGTGGAAAAACTGAGGGCCCCCGTCTATACGGGCTCCTACACCATGGCCATGGAGCTGGTTGATCCCCTGCTCACCCAGGTGCCTCCGGGCTGGAGCTTTGCCTCATTCAAAGTGAGCAAGGACGGCAAGCTGAAGTTCGTCGGCCGCACGGCAGACGGGGAGAAAATTACCAGTGCCTCGATTGTCAGCAATACAGGCCAGGTCGTTTTCTACCAGCCGCTCTACACCAAAATCAGAGGATCCATGATGGGGGACATCGCCATTAATGACACTCTTAATTCAGACCCGACTGACAACTTGATCACAGGTTCCATGGACTGGGTGCGCCCGCCCAATACTTCCACCAAATCACGCGCTTACCAGGACGGATTCGGGCTGGAGGGCACGCCTGTGACCACACCGGTGGAACTCGACGCTGTCGGCTCAGGTTATGCCAAACCTGAGGGCTTGATCTTTGGAATTACCGAGGCACCTCCAATCACGCTTGATCTGCTCTTCAGCGGTGCAGGCATCGGCACACAGGCCAACACCACCGTGACGCTGGGTGAGAAGAACAAGATCACTCAGACCAGCAAGATCGCGAAGCTGAAGCTGAATGCATCCAAGGGTCTCTTCACCGGCACGCTGTCGCTGGAAGACGGACGCAAGTCCAGCTTCCTGGGGGCGCTGATCAACGACGGGAGCGAGCAGTTTGGTGCCGGCTACTTCATGCTGCCCCAAATTCCGACGGGGGATCAAACGGCCAAGACGAGCCCGATTCTCGGCGGCACGGTTGAGCTGAGCGAGGAAGAGGATGCGCCTCCTCCCTGAAGTGTAACAGTCCAAGACTGAATGCAATGGCACGGGGAGAAATCCCCGTGCCTTTTTTATTGGTCCGGTCCCTGGATGCGCTGATTGCGCTCACAAAAGCAATCGCTTTTCAATTTCGCCTTTTTAATGTCTGCCCTTCTAACCTGACCATGCCCTGATGAGCGGGGTTCAGTCTGCTTTTTATCCTGTTTTATTTTTTTATGATCCGCGTTCGTTTTGCTCCCTCTCCCACCGGTGACCTTCATGTCGGCGGTGCCCGCACGGCATTGTTCAACTGGCTCTATGCCCGCAAGAATGGCGGGACTTTTATCCTGCGGATTGAGGACACGGACGGTGCCCGCAATACGGAGGAGGCCTCCGCCGGCATCTTGAAAGGCCTGAAATGGCTGGGACTGGACTGGGATGAGGGTCCTGAAAAGGGGGGCGATTACGGCCCCTATTATCAGAGCCAGCGCAAAGACATTTATGACGCCTATCTGGCCAGGCTGGAGGCGGCGGGCCGCACCTATGTGGAGGAAAATGGAGCGGTGAGATTTAAGTTCAGCCGCACGGCCATCACCGTCCATGACATGGTGTGCGGAGATGTGACCTTTGCCCCGACCGAGGAGCCGGACATGACCGTGCGTCGGCCAGACGGCAGCTACATCTTTCACTTTGTGAACGTGGTGGATGACATTGAAATGAAGATGACCCATGTGTTTCGCGGCGAGGACCATCTCTCCAACACCTGGAAGCACATTGACCTCTTCAATGCCTTTGGGGCCACCCCGCCCACGTATGCGCACATCCCGCTCATCCTTAACAGTGACAGCTCCAAGATGAGCAAACGGGATGCGGGCAGCGCCATCGAGAGCAGCTACATGAACGGTGGGTTCCTTCCGGATGCCGTTTTCAACTACCTCTGCCTCCTGGGCTGGACGCCCCGCACGGAAGCTGAAGTTCTGGACCGTCAAGCTCTCACCGCCTTGTTTGAGCCTGGTGAAATCCACAGCTCCAATGCCCGGTTTGACATGCAGAAGTGCAGTTGGTTCAACGCGCAGTATCTGCGCGCCCTGAGTCCGGAAGCCTTGTTTAATGCAGCCCGTCCGTTTTTGGACCAGGCCGGCCTGGACATCCGTGGTGAGGCCATGGCCGCCGCTGCGGTTTACAGTGTGAAGGAAAAGGTGAGCCTGCTGACGGAGATCCCGGCCTGGGTACATTACTTCTTCCGCGAAGACTACCCTTATGAAGATGAAGTCGTCACGAAACTGAAGGCCAAGCCGGAAAACACGGCCCTGCTGGAAGCTGCGATGACCACCTTTGCCGCCTTTCCCGACTGGACGGAGACTGCGGTGCACACGGCCATCGAGGAAGCCGCCAAAAAGGCTGCCGTCAAACCCGGTGCCCTGATGCCACTGCTGCGCTTTGCCCTCAGCGGCCAGTCACGCGGTCCGGGTGTCAGCACGATTGCCTTTTTGATTGGAAAAGAAAGCACGGTGCAGAGAATCCAGCGCACCCTGGCTCTTTGAGGCAAAGCCATGCGCCTGCACGCCATCACTCTCCGCAATTACCGCCGCCACCAGGAGCTGCGGGTGGAGCTGGATGCGGAGCGGACTTTGATCGGCGGGGCGAATGAATCCGGCAAAAGCACTTTGGTGGAAGCCGTGCACCGGGCGCTTTTTTTAAAGGCCAAAGGGAACTCTGAGGTGCACCGGCGGATGACCTCCCTTACGTATGCGGGGAAGCCGGAGGTGGAGGTGGAATTTGAGGCGGGAGCGAAGCGGTACCATCTGGTGAAGTGCTTTAAAGGAGCCAGTGGGACGGTGCGGCTGACGGAGGCCGGAGGCGGAAGCTGGCAGGGGGATGAGGCGGAGGAAAGGCTGGCGCAACTGCTGAAAATAGGGGCTGGAGGCCGCAAGCCGCAGGAGCAGTGGGGGCACCTGTGGGTGTGGCAGGGCAGCTCCGCCCATGACCCGCTGACGCAGGCGGAGGCGGAGCGGGACAGCCTGGTGCAGCGCCTGCAATCCCAGGGCGGGGCAGCGGTGATCCAGTCCGCATTGGATACGAAGGTGGCGGGATATTTTGCAGCGCAGGTGGAGGCTGTTTTTCACAAGACCAGCGGAGAAGCAAAGAAAGGATCTGACTACGGCCAGGCCATCCAGGCGGAAAAGGAGGCCAAGGAGGTGGAGGAGCGGGCTCGCGGTGTGCTGGAGAACCTGCAGCAGGCAGTGATGCAGCATGAGCAGGCCAGCCGCCAGATGGAGGAGGCGGAGGAGGCGCTGAAAATGATGGAGGGCCAGCGCGTGGCGCTGGAGGAGAGGGCGGTCCAGGTGGCCGGGCTGAAGCGCGAGGAGGAAAACCAGGCGCGGCTGGCGGAGGAGGCGCGGCGGGCGTATGAGGAGCGGCTTCTCGCCGAACAAAAAGTATCGGAATTGAGGTCGGCACTGGCAGCCAAACAAGCGGCTGCGGCCCCGCAGCGGGAGGACCTGGGGCGTTTTGAAACCCGGCTGGCGGAGGCGCAAAGAGAGGCGGCGGAAGCGGAGGAAAAGTACGTGGAAGCAGAGACACGGCACCGCTCAGCGCGCAGTCTTGCGGAGCTGGCGCAGGCGCTGGCCACTGTGGAGGAAAAGATCCGTGGTCATGACCGCCTGCGGGAAAGGGACAGGCAGATGCAAGCGCTGACGGCGCAAAAAACAAATCTGGAAACGCAGCTGGCGGCACTGCCGCCGGTGGATGCGGGGGCGGTAAAGCAACTGCAGGATCTGGAAAAGGCGCTGGGCCAGGCGCAGGCGGTCCTGGACAGTGTGGCGACGGGCATTGAAGTGCTGACCTCCGATGCAGACATCCGCCTGGGACAGGAGGCTCTTGCAACAGGAGAGAAACGCACGCTCACGGCGGAAACAGAACTGCGCATCGGTGGCAGCCGGCTGCGCATCCTGCCGGGCGGGGGGACATCGCTGGCCCAGGCGCGGAAGAAGGAGCTGGATACGCGGCGGGTGATGGAGGATGCCTTTGCCAGGCTGGGCTTGAAGTCGCTGGAAGAAGCAGGCGAGGTGCTGGCGCGGCGGGGGCAGGTGCAGGGTGAAATCAAAGCCAGGCTCGCAGAGCTGAAGGGGCTGGGGGCTGAAAAGATTCCTGCCGAGCTGAAGGCGGCCAGCCGTGAACTGGCTGCGGCCAGGGCAGAAGCGGAACGGCGCCGTGAAACCTGCGAAGAGTCCTCCCCTGCCCTGGCGGAGGCGCAAAAGATCCTGGCGGAGGCAGAGCGTGACCAGCAGGCCAGCCGTATGCAGAGGGACCAGTGTGCCGCTGCTCTGAAAAAAGCGGAAGCCGCTCTCACTGCCCAGGCGGAATCCATGCGGAAAACGGAGCAGGAAATGATGGAACTGGAGATCCATCTGAAAGTGCTGCTGGAGCGTGAAGGCGATGATGCGGCGCGTGCGCTGGCTGTGCAGCAAAGGCTGGCACAGAAGACGTCTGCGGAAGCGGCGCTGGCCGGGACGCGGCAGGCGCTGGAGAAACTGCAACCGCAATTCCTGGATGCGGAGCAGGCGCAATATGACCGGGCATGGAAGGCCCAGAGCGACAAGAAAAGCAGTGCGCATGAAAAACGCATCGCAGCAGCGGCGATGCTGCGCAGTGATGGCAGCAATGACCCGGAAGCTGCGCTGGCGCTGGCGTGCGCACGCAGCCAGGCGGCTCAGGCCCACCGTGAAGCGGCGGGCCGGCAGGCCGAGGCCCTGCGCCGGGTTCACCAGCTCATCCTGGAGGAACAGCAGAAGCTGGCGGACCAGTTTACCCGTCCCCTGGCAGACAGGGTGGAGGGGTATTTGCAACGTTTGTTCGGCCCGGATGTGCTGGTGCAAGTGAGCCTGCAGGGGAATGCTTTTGAAAAGCTGACCGTGAGCCGGGCAGGGCAAAGCGCGTTCGACTTTGACAGCCTGAGCAACGGCGCGAAAGAGCAGGTGGCGGCGGCCTTCCGGCTGGCGCTGGCGGAGATCCTGGCGGAGGCGCATGACGGGTGCCTGCCGGTGGTCTTTGACGATGCCTTTGCCCACTCGGACCCGGACCGTGTGCAGCATCTGCAAAGGATGCTGGACCTGGCTGCCACTCGGGGCCTGCAGATCATTTTGCTGACCTGCACGCCTGCGGATTATGCGATGCTAGGGGCCAAGGAAATAAGACTTTGACTGGCGGCGTTTTACCTCCCGGCTTTTCATGTGGGGCGCTTCATGCCACCCTGCGGACATGACACGGCTCCAGGCGCTTTTGAGCGACGTTTATTCACGGTTCAGACCGGCGGCTTCCTACCGCGTGGTGCGCTGGCTTTTCCCCAGGCTGCTGGCGGGGATATACGTGATCGCCTTTTTATCCTGGGAGGTGCAGCTGGACGGGCTGTGCGGTGAGGAGGGCATCCTGCCCACGGGGCGGCTGATGGAAAACATCCAAAAGTATGAGGAGGTGGAAGAGACCTCGCTGTTCTGGAGCTATCCGTCCCTTTACCACTGGCAGTACAGTGACGCGCTGGCGCATGGGCTCTGCTGGGCGGGGGTCTGCCTGTCGCTGCTGGTGATAGCGGGGGTGCTCCAGGGGCCGCTGCTGCTGGCGCTGTGGTTTGGCTACCTGTCCATCGCCAGCACCGGGGAAATTTTCATGGGCTATCAATGGGATGCACTGCTGCTGGAGGCGGGCCTTCTCGCGGTGCTGCTGGCCCCCTGGCGGTGGTGGACGTGGCGCCTCCCGGCACGACATTCTTCCCCACCCAAAGGGTCGGTGTTTCTGCTGCATTTTCTGCTCTTCCGGCTGATGTTTTTATCGGGGTATGTGAAGATCGCCGGAGGCGACAATGTGTGGGAGGACATGAGTGCGCTGCGCTATCATTTTGAAACGCAGCCGCTGCCGAACATGCTGGCCTGGTGGATGCACCAGCTGCCGGACTGGGCGCTGGCGTGGAGCTGCCGGGGAATGTACGGGATCGAGCTTCTGCTGCCCTTTGCCATCTTCCTGGGCCGCTGGGGGAGGATGAGTGCGTGTGCCGGATTCAGCCTTCTGATGGTGGCGATATTTGCGACGGGGAATTACAATTTCTTCAACCTGCTGACGGTGGCACTGGCGCTGGCCTTGCTGGATGATTCCTGGTGGCCGCAAAGCTTGAAAAGACGGCTGGTGAAGGAGAGCCGAGGTGAGGCGGAGCCGCGCTGGCACTGGCGGCACTGGCCGGCGATGCTGGTCGCGGGACCGGCCCTGCTGCTGAGCCTGCTGGCGGCAGACGGATTCCTGGCCGGGCGCATCCCTGGCTGGAAGGCGAAGCTGCCGGTGGAATGGCAGGCATCGCTTTATGCGCCGGTGCAGGGTCTGCGCAGCTTCAATGCGTATGGACTTTTTCAGGACATGACGGAGGAGCGGCCGGAAATCGTCATTGAGGTAAGTGATGACGGCTACCGGTGGCTGGAGCTGGAGTTCCCATGGAAACCGGGTGACTTGAAGCGGCGGCCTGGGCAGGTGGCGCCACACCAGCCACGGCTGGACTGGCAGATGTGGTTCGCAGCCTTGTATCCCGGTTTTCAGCCCAACCGGGATGCGCAGCCGGGATCGCCATTGTTTTGGTTTGGAGAATTCCTGGGAGGTCTGGCACAGGGAAAACAGCCGGTTTGGGATCTGATGGAGCCGCCGCCCATGCCGATGGACGACATTCGTGAGATCCGCGCCGTGCTGTATCAATACCGTTTTACGGACATGGCCACACGGCTGCAAACCGGGGAATGGTGGACACGGGAGTGGAAGGGCGGGTATTCGCCCATCTTCAAAATCACGCCTCCGGCCCAGCGCGAAGCAGCGGCGGAATCCGGGCAGGATGCACCATAGGTAAATCTGGACTTTGTCCCAGCAGCGGATTGAGTGAACCCATGTCGCCCATGCCCAACCCTGACTCCCCTGCCCCCCTGCCGCGCACCCTGATTGTGATGGGTGTGAGCGGCTGCGGAAAGACCCTCATTGGCAACCTGCTGGCGGAACGGCTGGGCGGTGTGTGCGAGGATGCGGATGATTTTCATTCAGCGGCCAACAAGCAGAAGATGGGGGCGGGCATCCCGCTGACGGATGAGGACCGCTGGCCATGGTATGCAGCCTTGCGGGCACGGATTGAGGAGATGCGGGAACAGACGCCGCTTTATATCCTGGCCTGCTCGGCGCTGAAGGAGATCTACCGGGAGAAGCTGCGGGCGGATGATGCGGCGTCCGACATGATCTTTGTGCATCTGAAGGGTCCCAAGGAAGTGATTTTTTCCCGCATGGCGAAACGGGAGGGCCACTACATGCCGGTGACGCTGCTGGACAGCCAGTTTGCGATTTTGGAGGAGTCTGCGGATCTTTGGAATGTGTCACTGGAGCAGACTCCTGAGGAGATTGTGGAGGAAGTGGTGAAGCGCCTGGGAAGGGCCTGAGATTATGCAAACGACGAGGCGCTGGCATCAAAGTCTCGCGGCGCGATACGGCGTGGTGATGGTGGGGTTTGTAGCGGTGGGATCGCTGCTATTGGTAACCTGGCTTGGGCATCACCAGCAGGAAGAAGCGCGCCGGGTGTTTGTGACCGTCTCACAAAATGATGTGGATTTTGTGAAGCGCCTGAACCTGCCGCGCAGTGCCAAACTGGCGGCAGATTTGCGGCAACTTCTGCGGATGGACATCCACTTCCGCAACCGGGCCGGAGAGACGGAACCCGCGCTGCCTCCGGAGGAAGAAGAGGACCTCCGCCAAGTGACGGGAGGAACGGATATCCACCTCCTGTCATCAAGACGTGAGGCGCTGGTGATGCGGCTGGATGATGCGCATGAGATGATTTTTATCCGCGAGCCAACGGCACTGATGCTCAGCCTGTGGCATCCGGCGACGTTGTATGCGCTGATGGCTTTCTGGCTGTTTTCAGCGGTCTTTGCCTGGATCCTGGGACAGCAGGTGGTGGGTCCGGCGAGAAGGCTGACGCGAGGGCTGACAGACTTTTTTGACCCGGCCGGAAAGGAACTGCCGGAGACCCGGAGAAAGGATGAAATAGGCGAACTGGCGCGCGCGCTTACCCAGGCCAGGGATGACCTCCTCATTGAAAGGCAGCGCCGTGAGCAGTCGGAAAGACTGGCACTGCTGGGGCGGGTGGCCACCGGGCTGGCGCATGAGATCAAGAATCCGCTGGCCAGCATCCAGCTCCATGCCCAGCTCATGGACCGTGTGGATCTGGATGCGGAATCGCAGGTTTCATTGGGGCATCTGCTTGCGGAGGTACAGGTGATCGAGGGGCTGGTGAACCAGTGGCTGTATCTGGCAAGACCAGCCTCACCGAAAAAACAGCCTCTGGAGCTGATGCCCCTGGTGGACGAAACGGTGGCTATGCTGAGGCCGCAGGCGGCCCATGCCGGAGTGACGATGGAAACGGAGAGCCGGGCAGTGACAAACTCACGCTCCCTGGGCGACCGCCTGAGACTGCAGCAGGCGCTGCGAAATGTGATTCTCAATGCGATCCAGGCCATGCCTGGGGGCGGGCAACTGCGTATCTTTTTGGAGGCCCAGGCCGGTGAGAAAGAATTCAAGCTGGTCCTCGAAGATGAAGGCCGCGGATTTACGGAAGCTGCGCTCCATCACGGAACGGAGCTGTTTTTTTCCGAAAAGGAAGGTGGCATGGGCGTGGGCCTGAATGTGGCCAGAGAGATTATTTCTGCCCATGAAGGAAAGATGATGCTCAAAAATCATCCCAAAGGCGGAGCGCGGGTGGAGATCACTTTGCCGATGGTCATTTCATGACCGTGAATCATGCCCATGAACCGAGTGCTGATCATCGAAGACGAATACGCCCTGGCAGCGGCGCTGGCCTCCGTGGTGAGGCGGCTGGGGGCGGAGCCGGTGGTGGCGGCCTCGGGCCAGGGGGGACTGGACAAAGCGCGAAAGCAGAAGTTCGACGCCGTGCTGCTGGACATCGGTCTGCCGGACATGAGCGGTCTGCAGGTGCTGTCAGAGCTGCAAAAGGAGCCGGACCCACCCGCCGTGCTGGTCATCACGGCCCATGGGACGCTGGACAATGCCCTGGAAGCAAGGCGGCTGGGGGCGCATGATTACTTTTTAAAGCCGCTGAACCTGGCTGAAATCCAGCCACAACTGAGGGCGCTGCTGACCCTGCCACGGCAGGAGACGCAGGCAGAGGCTGCCGTGCCAGGCCCCGCCTCCATGACAGGCAGCACGCCGCTGATGCAGCGCGCTTTTTCTGTGATCGCCCAAGCCTGCGCCACCCAGGTGCCGGTGCTGCTGACCGGCCAGCCCGGGACTGGTAAAACGCTGGCGGCGGAGGTTATCGCCACCCGCCACGGGGGACATGCGCCCATACGTTTCCGCTGTGATGAATGGACTGCCGAACAGGCGGGAGACATGCTGGTCCAAAGCCTGGAGCGAGCCAAAGGAGGCACGTTGCTCATTGAGGAGGCAGGTTCTCTGCCGCTGCCAGTTCAGGCAGTTCTTTCCAATGCGCTGACGAAGGGTGGTGTGCGGGTGCTGGCAACCTCCTCGATGCCTCTGCTGGAAATGGTGCGTGAAGGACGTTTCCGCGAAGATCTTTATTATCAGCTCAGTGTGCTGCATGTGGCTCTGCCCGCCCTGGCGGAACGTACAGAAGACATTCCAGCTCTCGCCACAGCGATGCTGCTACGGCATGCACCCGAGCGGGAGCTGTCTCTGTCCCAGGAGGTTCTGGCGAGCTTGAAAGCTTATGCCTGGCCGGGGAATGTGCGGGAGCTGGCCACCGCCATGCAGCATGTGGCAGCCGTCTGTCCGGCACCTCCCGTGCTGCCACGCCATTTGCCGGACGTGATTGTGGCCTCCACCCATTTGGAGCAGTCACTTGACCGCGCCTTGGTGGCCTGGCTGGACC carries:
- a CDS encoding glutamate--tRNA ligase family protein, with the translated sequence MIRVRFAPSPTGDLHVGGARTALFNWLYARKNGGTFILRIEDTDGARNTEEASAGILKGLKWLGLDWDEGPEKGGDYGPYYQSQRKDIYDAYLARLEAAGRTYVEENGAVRFKFSRTAITVHDMVCGDVTFAPTEEPDMTVRRPDGSYIFHFVNVVDDIEMKMTHVFRGEDHLSNTWKHIDLFNAFGATPPTYAHIPLILNSDSSKMSKRDAGSAIESSYMNGGFLPDAVFNYLCLLGWTPRTEAEVLDRQALTALFEPGEIHSSNARFDMQKCSWFNAQYLRALSPEALFNAARPFLDQAGLDIRGEAMAAAAVYSVKEKVSLLTEIPAWVHYFFREDYPYEDEVVTKLKAKPENTALLEAAMTTFAAFPDWTETAVHTAIEEAAKKAAVKPGALMPLLRFALSGQSRGPGVSTIAFLIGKESTVQRIQRTLAL
- a CDS encoding ELWxxDGT repeat protein, giving the protein MKKTFSSALTATALLWLSASLTTGQEITQILKDVNQETPVADESSKSMVKLGNTLYLAIDTPLTGSELWRSDGTLEGTQLVLDIVPGIGGSEPRNLTVVGNRVFFTALNAELGRDLWVTNGQAAGTRLLKSFAVGEDPTNLTAFNGSLIFSGTDAANGRELWKSDGTPAGTVISRNINPAAGQPSGPADFYNFNDQFLYFTAYDPTNGRELWRMNPALASDIYIQTENGPTSGLPGTTSAGSPIGMTFMPTFESNVTNPYIYFAARNATIGREIFRTDGQGSYEPKSDVAPGNLDADPRSFTVMSVAGQNYLFFAANDRSGGGEELYRSDGNTSVLMRNIATDQTTPGPSDFTVMANLLFFTADAGAGRALYRTAGQPGTNNTNIVSGSTPGSNPQNLTPFDGDETKLVFTALNANNRLGLYYLPVLEDIPVLLADFGVGALASSFIVDNGEEEDPDDNRIYFLVNGSELWVTDGNASGTLMVKDFQDGSSSSFPSNFATLGNSTTAFFSANNGLNGRELWKSDGTANGTSMVRDIRTGLASSDPTNITTSGSWAFFSAAAQSNNRELWMSDGTSLGTQIVIANNNQEINPSGASDPLHLTDLDGVLYFSAISANFGREPWRTDGTLAGTTRIADLVPGNGSSDPEQFVRYRGAVYFVSTALGQGIRLRSEATPNIPIQDALFPNTAGPVNPKELLVMGTTTTSQRMYFAAEFPGRGRELWRSDGTNVGTECFDINAGGGNSNPEQLTVVGNALFFVANTGGPGGTGLTTGRELFRSGGSLATTKILKDIVVGEGSSNPEQLTEVDGKLFFTAQTPTNGRELWVSNGSAAGTVMVKDIIEGTGSPDIQGMTNVDGILVFSADDGINGREVWISDGTAEGTTMLENLAPASASSNPTDFTPFQGQLLYVAADPEAGVEPRTGFIGSNIQVKQGETILAENDVVTFPGVLAMKEKSAPLELTIENTGINTLSNIKIVISGANKTEFKLTAPKADKSVTKDESTVFGVMFAPKEGGVREATLSIFSNDGDTNPFVLTLRGNGDKDPYISAHPGSQMAYVGESASFTATATSDEADTLTAQWRKKSAKLGLPVSGPAPLTTTYDVFGITLKDAGSYNIAVEGSNDKTVSNSGELGVVQDNLTPLVLSAPVAGSVNIKVVAAGNLLTYQWRRNGVPLNNDSRISGAQSKTLVIRGLVTGDTALYTCEVSNPGGSRIGGTTQVNVFTQAPAILDLQGMPDGVVGGSYYHKVKIDTDPLKTPQSYSAKGLPPGLKMNGKTGEITGRPLKSGSYSAILITARNLAGTSTSPPQIVTIENFPEGLDGVYSATVERNSLINGDLGGRLDLTLNSKGTFTGKLIMGGNSIPVKGGMNILRASENTRPSAEVDLKPSAKSGLPAMTLNLEFDILSGQLTNLGGITNTLTAGAETALVTGWKKVEKLRAPVYTGSYTMAMELVDPLLTQVPPGWSFASFKVSKDGKLKFVGRTADGEKITSASIVSNTGQVVFYQPLYTKIRGSMMGDIAINDTLNSDPTDNLITGSMDWVRPPNTSTKSRAYQDGFGLEGTPVTTPVELDAVGSGYAKPEGLIFGITEAPPITLDLLFSGAGIGTQANTTVTLGEKNKITQTSKIAKLKLNASKGLFTGTLSLEDGRKSSFLGALINDGSEQFGAGYFMLPQIPTGDQTAKTSPILGGTVELSEEEDAPPP